In Candidatus Zixiibacteriota bacterium, one DNA window encodes the following:
- the rnc gene encoding ribonuclease III — protein sequence MTGSPEGANDEKLVGGVYQKFGYLFQNRALLIQALSHRSHSRNLSNAVESNERLEFLGDSILGMIVSEYLYMNFPDFDEGDLTKTKSLLVNEAALSMIGREAGLQDLILLSPEEEKSGGRMRSSIISDAVESVIGAVYLDGGLNAARMVVQKMIISRMDQIVADSNHRNYKGELLEYLQARGEAVPFYEVISESGPDHDKIFKIAVHTCGKVTGTGEGQSKKE from the coding sequence TTGACCGGAAGTCCGGAGGGGGCAAATGATGAAAAACTGGTCGGAGGGGTGTATCAGAAGTTCGGTTATCTGTTCCAGAATCGTGCCCTTCTGATACAGGCATTGTCGCATCGTTCACATTCCCGCAATCTCAGCAATGCTGTTGAATCCAACGAGCGTCTGGAATTCCTGGGCGATTCTATTCTGGGTATGATTGTCTCCGAATATCTCTATATGAATTTCCCCGACTTCGATGAAGGAGATTTGACCAAAACCAAGTCACTTCTGGTGAATGAAGCCGCCCTTTCGATGATAGGCCGGGAAGCCGGGCTGCAGGATTTGATTCTGTTATCGCCCGAGGAGGAGAAATCGGGTGGGCGAATGCGCAGCTCCATAATATCGGATGCGGTGGAAAGTGTTATCGGAGCGGTCTATCTTGACGGCGGCCTCAATGCCGCCCGTATGGTGGTCCAAAAGATGATTATTTCCCGCATGGACCAGATAGTCGCCGACAGCAACCACCGCAACTACAAGGGAGAGCTGCTGGAATATCTGCAGGCTCGAGGCGAGGCGGTTCCTTTCTATGAAGTCATCTCGGAGTCGGGTCCCGACCATGATAAAATCTTCAAAATTGCGGTTCATACCTGCGGCAAAGTTACCGGCACCGGCGAAGGGCAGTCAAAAAAAGAG